The genomic stretch GCCACCGAGGCTTGTCAGCAATCACTCACCTATTTCTCCgatccttagagcatcttcaccggcggcccccaaataggcgccagcaggggcgccggcaaagcatcctctatttggggatgctgctcccacaccggcgcccccaaaccggCGGCCCCAATAGATTTAGAaagtcaaattcaaattttgacgCCGCTGTCCTTTCCGGCGCCCTCTGCAGGGTCGGCGCTTGTGCCATGCCCACCGACTACGGGAAGTACACCGGCTCCCGTTGCCCGCGGACGGAAGCCGTACTGGCAGAGCGTGTCGTCAACGTTGCGGCCGTACTGGCAGAGCGTGTCGTCAACGTTGCGGCCGTACTGGCAGAGCGTGTCGTCAACGTTgcggccgtaccaccaggcacggcggccgACGGTGTTGAAGCGGCCGCCCGAGCGGTTGTCCGTCCGCGCGAGCTCGATGACGCGCTCGACTTCGAAACGCCGTGCCCAGGCCGGGCTGTCGAGAGCGTTGTCCGGTAggctcctctcctccggcgtcatcTGGCTCCGCCGTTCCCTGGCAAGGGCCCGCGTCTATGCTCCTGGCGGTggcggcacggcgaagccgccgttggagacgtgccagccgtgcggcaACTTGTACTGTACTAGGGATGCGGGATGCGGTGCCACTACAGTACGTCGGCCTCGTCGAGGCTAAGCTGCAGCAAGcggagcacgccgccgccggcttGGTCGTTGTGCGCCATTGTAGGCGGGGTGTGTGGGAGGTTCGCGCGGAGGTTCGACGGCGGGGAAAAGCGAGAAGTGCGCGCCGGTGGGGTTTGaagggaggcggcggacgcgcattgaaggtgtgtgggtaaggtaggtggatGCCGTGTGGCCAGTCGCCGCCTTCGCCGTttgggtttccgcgcgggaggccattaacgccgatgaccaacctccccgcgtTGTTTCCGATGTGAACcgccgcgtcctctcgctgacaaggcgcccccacccgcgaaaaccgtcgttccgcgaggcgccggcgcgcccgattcgcgcccttggcgaaggggccggcacggggttgccggcgcttctattgggctcgaaaaatcgccgacgccgtttggggcgcaccggtgtgagcccattttggctcccggcccccaaaacgctatcggggccgccggtggagatgctcttactcatgCTCATTCATTTGGTAATACCTGAGATGTTCTTTATGCATCACTCGGcaaaacaaatcaaatcaaatcatttTAACCTCCTTACAAAAATCTGGACTGCGTAGGCTTGAAAAACTAGACAATGCTATCTCACTTCATTCGCCTAGGCAGGGCACTAGCTAGTATCATGTTGTGGAGATCCACATCCTAGCACAGGAAATACCAATTTTCTGTAGCAAGTAATAACCTGTCCCTCCTCTTGCTGTCTCCCTCTCAATGCTGGCACCAGCCTTCCACATCAATTCTTACTTCCCAAATTTAGGACAATAGTTTGCTATGGAGTAGTGGAAACCTCTTACTGCAACTGTCTTTTTTTAAACTTGGACGATGGTTAACACCAGTTATGTTTCAGTGAAATTGCTTGATTGGGGAGAGGATGGTCATAGGTCAGAACAAGAAATAACCGCTGTAAGAGCATCGTTTTCTCAAGAAGTCTCCGTCTGGCACAAGCTTGACCATCCAAATGTGACTAAGGTACTATTTGGCTCAACAAGTTATTGTGCCTCCTTCAAATTTATGTGGTTAATCTGCTCTGCTGTTGAGAACGGGCAATCGGTCTGTTGGTAAGCTTCGCGAGTGCGCAAGCTGACAGCCAGCGTTCGAGTCCTCGACTCTCGCTGTGCAATCACGGAGTTTCTTCTATAAAAAAAATCCCAACGGGTGCTAGTGCCTTGGTTggtctagttttttttttaatctgCTCTGCTGTTTTGGCGTGCAACATTTGATGCATTTATTGATGATAAAATGAAATGAATCTCCAATGCTGCAACTTATTATGATTGATGATACTTACTGTCTAAATGATGTACGGGGTGCATTACAGAAACAATGTTGTTAACTGGCCCCTACTGTAACATTAGTTTCCTCTAATAAATCCATAAGCTGTTAGTTAGTCCTATATATGCAACTACAATATCAGCCTTATTACCGTGCACTTAATTGTGTGCAATATATTGTTGTCAAAGCAGGCAAACTATTAACTTCTGTAAAAAAAATGAAGTGTTCACTTACACCAATATTTTCACATATTACTTGTCAGTTGTCATACTGTTGTGCACCTTTTTTGTGTGTAATTGCTACATACGAATTGAAGCTCTGTTATCATCATTTCTGTATTATTAAGATGCTTGAAATGTATTGCTTTGTACCATACTATCAAACATGCAAAGTTGCACTGACAACAGCTTCGATTCCCTGTACAGTTTATAGGGGCTATAATGGGTGCTAGGGATCTGAATATTCAGACAGAAAGTGGAAATATTGGCATGCCAAGTAATGTCTGCTGTGTTATTGTGGAGTACCTTGCTGGAGGTGCACTAAAAACATTTCTGATCAAGAACAGGAGAAGGAAGTTAGCTTTCAAAGTTGTGGTTCAAATAGCTCTTGACCTTGCCAGGGGGTAAGTACTTTACTGCATCTCATAACTCGTGCAACATAAATTTTGACTCCCTGTAGCTATCAAAGTTCTCACTGATTTGAGGAAAACTGACATCTAAATCTTTGATAGACTAAGTTATCTTCACTCGAAGAAAATCGTGCATCGTGACGTGAAGACAGAAAATATGCTTCTCGACAAAACAAGAACAGTAAAAATTGCGGATTTTGGTGTCGCTCGCCATGAGGCTGCAAATCCTAGCGACATGACAGGCGAAACAGGCACCTTGGGTTACATGGCACCTGAGGTACTGTATCTTTATATCGGACAGTGACTGGTCTTGCTGTGTTCTCATACAATTTGGCATTTCCGCATCAAACAGCCCCTTGTGTATGCTAGCCACCTTGCATCTTATATGCCTTATCGCCACCTGATGTGCAGGTACTCAACGGCAACCCTTACAACAGGAAATGCGATGTCTATAGCTACGGGATCTGTTTGTGGGAGGTATACTGCTGCGATATGCCGTACGCGGACTTGAGCTTCTCGGAGGTCACATCTGCTGTTGTTCGTCAGGTACAAATCTGCAATTCCACCCTGCATGTTTATCTGCTGACTTCTGAACTAGCGGACACTTGACATTGCAATCTCTGATTTCCAGAACCTGAGGCCAGAGATCCCACGCTGCTGCCCAAGCTCTTTCGCCAACGTGATGAAGCGCTGCTGGGACGCCAACCCCGACAAGCGGCCTGAGATGGCCGAGGTGGTGACCATGCTGGAGGCGATTGACACGTCCAAGGGCGGGGGCATGATCCCCGTGGATCAGCCAGGAGGTCTCGGCTGCCTCTCCTGCTTCCGGAAGCACAGGGGCCCTTGAACCCTCGACGGGCGGATCTTGCATGCGGATTGACCAGTAGTTTTCTTTCTGCATGGAGATTGCTCGCGTAAGTTGATTGCATTTGGTTTAGTTTTAAGGTAAGCAAACTGGTTAATGGAGCTAAGCTTGTTATCCTTTGGTAGCCCCTCTGATGTAAATTCCTCTGTCTACCCCGTCTGTTTATCAACGAAAGAACCGGCTCGTTCGTCTACGCCTTCTCTGTGCTGACCTGACATGTTACCATGATCTGCTTAGAGTCTTCTTCAGCTCTCAGAAAATTAGTGTTCCTGAGGCTTTGACCTTAACAAAATTTAAGAAAACAGTACTTTCAAAACGAAAAGTGCGGATGGAAATCAAAGGTGCTGTCCTGTACAGGAAAACGTCTCACCGTTGACAAGAGGCACCCCCGCCCGCTAAATGATTGTTGGATTGACCTGGCAGGGTTTcagaaataggcagaaacatcaaGTGATAACGATAGCCTGATAACCGGTGCTCACTCTAGTGATAATCACGGCCAAGACCGGATCAGTCTCACTGCGTGCTCATCCATAACCACCATCAAGACTGGATCGATCATCACCAAAATAACATTTCTGGTTGGTTTGCAGAATTATACGTGACCAAATCAGCGCGGCCGACGAGGCGCGATTGCTTATGTAGACAGGGCAGATGtaccgtaagagcatctccactcgtccccccgaacaggcccccggcgagcgttttttacatccggacggcgtaaatcggcccagtcgcgcccccggttcctcgttttcgtccggatttgggcctagtttcatccggcgatcccacgccatccccggccccccggggagcgctcgggggctccggacgaaacgaaatcgCGGGAAACGTTTGGTGGCCCCgacctgtcggcgacaatggcatgggtttctacggcaaaaccctcgtcttccccgaTCAACGGCACAACCcttgtcttcccgatctacggcaagacCACCGTCGAACGAAAGATTTGAATTCCCAGTCAAATTATATATAGTTCGAATAAACATAATTATATAtagttcgaataaacataaaaattacatataaaaacttaaaaacaaactaaaactactacttcttcctagatggccccgcctcatcgccgtggcggcggcgctccggctcgtcacctcctcgtcggaggaaggcgCCTTCGCCtctgcgtcctcctcctcctcgccctgcTCCTCGggttcttcctcggccggccctcgGCCTCGCTCCTCGGGCTGCTCCTCGGGCTGCTCCA from Lolium rigidum isolate FL_2022 chromosome 4, APGP_CSIRO_Lrig_0.1, whole genome shotgun sequence encodes the following:
- the LOC124649406 gene encoding serine/threonine-protein kinase STY13-like, with translation MKEDGGGGGDGAGFVRADQIDLKTLDEQLERHLARAWTMDKPRNHQHKPREDWEADPASLVVRAVIARGTFGTVHRGLYHGQDVAVKLLDWGEDGHRSEQEITAVRASFSQEVSVWHKLDHPNVTKFIGAIMGARDLNIQTESGNIGMPSNVCCVIVEYLAGGALKTFLIKNRRRKLAFKVVVQIALDLARGLSYLHSKKIVHRDVKTENMLLDKTRTVKIADFGVARHEAANPSDMTGETGTLGYMAPEVLNGNPYNRKCDVYSYGICLWEVYCCDMPYADLSFSEVTSAVVRQNLRPEIPRCCPSSFANVMKRCWDANPDKRPEMAEVVTMLEAIDTSKGGGMIPVDQPGGLGCLSCFRKHRGP